From one Haloferax marinisediminis genomic stretch:
- a CDS encoding TVP38/TMEM64 family protein has protein sequence MKRPRLVAGLALAVLLVGAFVVSPAAVVSHATWVAADPVRLVVAVSLLALVRPLLAWPTTLLALIVGYGLGPIGIPFALALIVLTSIPPFIFARRFRGTSRLAEVGEQTVAITGSVRGVTASRLLPVPSDVVSVAAGVANVRLGAFALGTALGELPWAIAGVVAGTSVETLTTDSLQAIVRPEFVALAALAGCALLVPPAYRRYRAGTEA, from the coding sequence GTGAAGCGCCCACGTCTCGTCGCTGGCCTCGCACTGGCCGTGCTGTTGGTCGGTGCGTTCGTCGTCTCACCAGCGGCCGTCGTCTCGCACGCGACGTGGGTCGCCGCCGACCCGGTTCGTCTCGTCGTCGCCGTGAGCCTCCTCGCCCTCGTTCGTCCGCTCCTCGCGTGGCCGACGACGCTCCTCGCGCTCATCGTCGGGTATGGACTCGGCCCAATCGGGATTCCGTTCGCCCTCGCGCTCATCGTCCTCACGAGTATCCCGCCGTTTATCTTCGCACGCCGGTTCCGCGGGACGAGTAGACTGGCCGAAGTCGGCGAGCAGACCGTCGCCATCACCGGGTCTGTCAGAGGCGTGACTGCGAGCAGACTGTTGCCGGTTCCTTCTGACGTCGTGTCGGTTGCAGCAGGCGTCGCGAACGTCAGACTCGGCGCGTTTGCACTCGGGACAGCGCTCGGCGAACTCCCGTGGGCGATTGCCGGCGTCGTCGCCGGCACGTCTGTCGAGACGCTCACGACCGACTCCCTGCAGGCAATCGTCCGCCCCGAGTTCGTCGCACTCGCGGCGCTCGCGGGGTGTGCACTTCTCGTTCCGCCTGCGTACCGCCGGTACCGAGCAGGGACAGAGGCGTAG
- the trpB gene encoding tryptophan synthase subunit beta, with the protein MSQGDFDGYGGRYVPDMLEESLEQLAGAYDEISNTEEFQAEFRRLLEEFAGRSTPLYHAQNLSDRYGADIYLKREDLLHGGAHKINNALGQALLASKAGKKRLIAETGAGQHGTATAMVGALFGLDTEIYMGKKDADRQRMNVFRMRLMGAEVNEVTRGNSGLADAVDAALEDFAQNIDDTHYLVGSVVGPDPFPRMVRDFQSVIGQEAREQFLERTGELPDAAVACVGGGSNAIGLFHAFRDDDVAFYGAEGGGEGSSSKRHAAPLAKGKDDVIHGMRTRVIDDDVEVHSVSAGLDYPGVGPEHAMFRALGRAEYTGVTDDEALAAFRELSETEGIIPALESSHAVARAIQLAEEGEHETILVNLSGRGDKDMETASEKFDL; encoded by the coding sequence ATGTCACAAGGCGATTTCGACGGGTACGGCGGACGATACGTGCCCGATATGCTCGAGGAGTCACTCGAACAACTCGCAGGCGCGTACGACGAGATTTCGAACACCGAGGAGTTCCAAGCCGAGTTCCGACGACTGCTCGAAGAGTTTGCTGGGCGGTCGACTCCGCTGTACCACGCGCAGAACCTCAGCGACCGGTACGGTGCCGACATCTATCTGAAGCGTGAGGACCTGCTCCACGGCGGTGCCCACAAGATAAACAACGCGCTCGGACAGGCACTGCTCGCGTCGAAAGCAGGAAAGAAGCGCCTCATCGCCGAGACGGGTGCCGGTCAACACGGGACGGCGACGGCGATGGTCGGCGCGCTCTTCGGCCTCGACACGGAGATTTACATGGGGAAGAAAGACGCCGACCGGCAGCGGATGAACGTCTTCCGGATGCGCCTGATGGGCGCCGAAGTCAACGAAGTGACTCGCGGCAACTCCGGACTCGCCGACGCAGTCGACGCGGCGTTAGAGGACTTCGCACAGAACATCGACGACACCCACTACCTCGTCGGGAGCGTCGTCGGCCCCGACCCCTTCCCGCGTATGGTTCGTGACTTCCAGAGCGTCATCGGACAGGAAGCGCGTGAACAGTTCCTCGAACGCACGGGCGAACTCCCGGACGCCGCCGTTGCCTGTGTCGGCGGCGGGTCGAACGCAATCGGCCTCTTCCACGCCTTCCGCGACGACGACGTGGCGTTCTACGGTGCCGAAGGCGGCGGTGAAGGGTCGTCGTCGAAGCGGCACGCCGCCCCACTGGCGAAGGGGAAAGACGACGTGATTCACGGCATGCGAACCCGCGTCATCGACGACGACGTGGAAGTCCACTCGGTTTCTGCCGGCCTCGACTACCCCGGTGTCGGCCCCGAACACGCGATGTTCCGCGCTCTCGGCCGAGCAGAGTACACTGGCGTCACGGACGACGAAGCACTCGCCGCGTTCCGCGAACTCAGTGAGACCGAAGGCATCATTCCCGCGCTCGAATCCAGTCACGCCGTCGCCCGCGCGATTCAACTGGCCGAAGAGGGAGAACACGAGACTATCCTCGTCAACCTCTCCGGTCGTGGCGACAAGGACATGGAGACTGCGTCCGAGAAGTTCGACCTGTAA
- the gpmI gene encoding 2,3-bisphosphoglycerate-independent phosphoglycerate mutase, giving the protein MNAALIILDGWGLGDHDRRDAIKAADTPNFDTYRDAGASGTLIVDGRRVGLPDGQMGNSEVGHLNIGAGRVVKQAYTRIGDSIEDGSFYENEAITAAYDHVEETGGRVHLMGLVSDGGVHSDQEHLHALIELAADRGVGAVTHAFMDGRDTSPTGGEGYLTNLEAVVDEQGTGQVATVTGRYYAMDRDQNWERTKRAYDAIVEREAEWTADTAVDAVTKSYDRGDTDEFVEPTLVDDAPALEDGDSVIFFNFRADRARQLVRMLCDIEPEWEFETTPPEILMTTMTQYDKTFDVSVAFPPEQPEDTLGEVISEAGMTQLRLAESEKYPHVTYFLNGGREIEFEGEIRRIVPSPDVPTYDLQPEMSAEELTDTAIDYIESDDPNVMVLNYANPDMVGHTGDYEAAIAAVEAVDEQLGRLVESVRAHGGHVCITADHGNADDMGTEEEPHTAHTFNPVPFVYLAAENAENAENGKNGKNGKNSKNGKNGKNDENDESDRPLSGGRSIRDGGSLCDIAPTLLELVEVDQPAAMTGESLLD; this is encoded by the coding sequence ATGAACGCAGCCCTCATCATCCTCGATGGATGGGGTCTCGGTGACCACGACCGCCGCGATGCAATCAAAGCGGCGGACACACCGAACTTCGACACGTACCGCGACGCGGGTGCCTCCGGCACGCTCATCGTCGATGGCCGGCGCGTCGGCCTCCCGGACGGCCAGATGGGTAACAGCGAGGTCGGCCACCTCAACATCGGGGCCGGCCGCGTCGTCAAACAGGCGTACACCCGCATCGGCGACAGCATCGAAGACGGGTCGTTCTACGAGAACGAGGCTATCACGGCCGCCTACGACCACGTAGAAGAGACCGGCGGGCGCGTCCACCTGATGGGACTCGTCTCCGACGGTGGTGTCCACTCCGATCAAGAACACCTCCACGCGCTCATCGAACTCGCCGCAGACCGCGGTGTCGGCGCCGTCACCCACGCATTCATGGACGGACGCGACACCTCCCCGACCGGCGGCGAAGGCTACCTCACCAATCTCGAAGCCGTCGTCGACGAACAGGGAACCGGGCAGGTCGCCACCGTCACCGGACGCTACTACGCGATGGACCGCGACCAGAACTGGGAGCGGACCAAGCGCGCCTACGACGCAATCGTCGAGCGCGAGGCCGAGTGGACCGCAGACACCGCCGTCGACGCCGTCACCAAGTCGTACGACCGCGGCGACACCGACGAGTTCGTCGAACCGACGCTCGTCGACGACGCGCCCGCGCTCGAAGACGGTGACTCGGTCATCTTCTTCAACTTCCGCGCGGACCGCGCTCGCCAACTCGTCCGGATGCTCTGCGACATCGAACCCGAGTGGGAGTTCGAGACAACGCCCCCGGAGATTCTCATGACGACGATGACACAGTACGACAAGACGTTCGACGTGTCCGTCGCGTTCCCGCCGGAGCAACCCGAAGACACACTCGGCGAAGTTATCTCTGAGGCGGGGATGACGCAGTTGCGCCTCGCAGAATCCGAGAAGTACCCGCACGTCACCTACTTCCTCAACGGCGGCCGCGAAATCGAGTTCGAGGGCGAGATTCGACGCATCGTCCCGAGTCCGGACGTGCCGACCTACGACCTCCAGCCCGAGATGTCCGCCGAGGAACTCACCGACACGGCCATCGACTACATCGAGTCCGACGACCCGAACGTGATGGTGCTCAACTACGCTAATCCCGACATGGTCGGCCACACCGGCGACTACGAGGCCGCGATTGCGGCGGTCGAAGCAGTCGACGAGCAGCTCGGCCGACTCGTCGAGAGCGTCCGCGCACACGGTGGCCACGTCTGTATCACCGCCGACCACGGCAACGCGGACGATATGGGAACCGAGGAAGAACCCCACACCGCACACACGTTCAACCCGGTTCCGTTCGTCTATTTGGCAGCGGAGAACGCCGAGAACGCCGAGAATGGCAAAAATGGCAAGAACGGCAAGAACAGCAAGAATGGCAAAAATGGCAAGAACGACGAGAACGACGAGTCGGACCGCCCGCTCTCGGGTGGACGGTCCATCCGCGACGGAGGGTCGCTCTGCGATATCGCACCGACGCTCCTCGAACTGGTCGAAGTCGACCAGCCTGCTGCGATGACTGGCGAGTCGCTCCTCGACTAA
- a CDS encoding MFS transporter — MNIPAFRRSEDGSVPWQNPTVQVVLASTLLAPLGVPLVAPALPVIRDVFVLTDAEASLLVSAYFLVGIVVSPFVGLLADRIGRKRVLIPALLVFSVAGLACYFAPNYLVLLGLRAIQGTAAAALFVTTVTVIGDVFEGVQRNAVLGANIAILSLGAAIFPVLGGALATVAWNTPFIAYAFGFPVALFAYVALDETVKKPSEASDDAPVSDDSPGEGEQSSGYLKGAISALTIGMGALLTTAFLTEFFLFGALVTALPFLLTAVYGVGPLYIGLVLMVAEAGAIGAASANGRLARIFSNGRIITLGFVCYALALAGVFVAPSPTLVIASVLLFGAGLGLSMPAVDAAVSNRVTQEYRAGLLGLRNSTTFLGRATGPIVFAAAATAVGYRPLMGIAAVALAGVALVAAMTTRGTVPLQEAQTGV; from the coding sequence ATGAACATACCGGCATTCCGTCGGTCCGAAGACGGTTCTGTGCCGTGGCAGAACCCAACTGTACAGGTCGTCCTCGCGAGCACGCTCCTCGCACCCCTGGGCGTGCCGCTGGTTGCTCCAGCGCTCCCCGTCATTCGCGACGTATTCGTGCTCACCGACGCCGAAGCGAGTCTCCTCGTGAGCGCGTACTTCCTCGTGGGCATCGTCGTCTCTCCGTTCGTCGGCCTCCTCGCCGACCGAATCGGCCGAAAGCGCGTCCTCATTCCCGCCCTGCTGGTCTTTAGTGTCGCCGGCCTCGCGTGCTACTTCGCACCCAACTACCTCGTGTTGCTCGGGTTGCGGGCGATTCAAGGAACCGCTGCAGCGGCACTGTTCGTCACGACGGTCACGGTCATCGGCGACGTGTTCGAAGGCGTTCAGCGAAACGCCGTCCTCGGAGCGAACATCGCCATTCTCTCCTTGGGTGCCGCTATCTTTCCCGTCCTCGGTGGGGCACTCGCCACGGTTGCGTGGAACACCCCATTCATCGCATACGCGTTCGGGTTCCCAGTGGCGCTGTTCGCGTACGTCGCGCTCGACGAAACGGTGAAGAAGCCCAGTGAAGCGAGCGACGATGCACCAGTGAGCGACGATTCACCCGGCGAGGGCGAGCAATCCAGTGGGTACCTCAAGGGTGCGATTTCGGCGCTCACGATCGGAATGGGGGCACTGCTCACGACGGCGTTCCTCACGGAGTTCTTCCTGTTCGGTGCCCTCGTGACTGCACTCCCATTCTTGCTGACAGCAGTCTACGGTGTCGGTCCGCTCTACATTGGACTGGTGCTGATGGTCGCAGAGGCGGGAGCCATCGGCGCTGCGAGTGCGAACGGCCGGTTGGCACGGATATTCTCGAACGGGCGGATAATCACCCTCGGCTTCGTCTGTTATGCGCTCGCGCTGGCGGGTGTGTTCGTCGCTCCGTCGCCGACTCTCGTCATCGCCTCGGTGCTGTTGTTCGGTGCTGGACTCGGACTCAGCATGCCCGCAGTCGATGCTGCGGTCAGCAACCGGGTCACCCAAGAGTACCGTGCAGGGCTCTTGGGCCTGCGCAATAGCACGACGTTCCTCGGTCGAGCGACTGGTCCCATCGTCTTCGCCGCGGCGGCGACTGCCGTGGGGTACCGCCCGCTGATGGGCATCGCAGCAGTCGCCTTGGCCGGAGTCGCGCTGGTCGCCGCGATGACGACGCGAGGAACGGTCCCGCTTCAAGAGGCACAGACCGGGGTCTGA
- a CDS encoding DUF5830 family protein, giving the protein MTDQPREERVELALELLAHLEVDELSLAEVVDRIETVTTDPTLTRDILDTAELRGIIERDGGRIRHHRGGTFVRFESQVVQREGDFDCRRCGASISTGHFVRFESGELGPFGSSCIRKVLGRE; this is encoded by the coding sequence GTGACGGACCAACCACGTGAGGAACGCGTCGAACTCGCACTCGAACTCCTCGCACACCTCGAAGTCGACGAACTCTCGCTCGCCGAGGTAGTCGACCGTATCGAGACGGTCACGACGGACCCGACACTCACGCGAGACATCCTCGACACGGCGGAACTCCGGGGCATCATCGAGCGAGACGGTGGCCGAATTCGTCACCATCGCGGCGGAACGTTCGTCCGCTTCGAGAGTCAGGTCGTCCAGCGTGAGGGCGACTTCGACTGCCGTCGCTGCGGTGCGTCGATATCGACAGGGCACTTCGTCCGATTCGAATCGGGCGAACTCGGCCCATTCGGGTCGTCGTGTATCAGAAAAGTCCTCGGACGAGAGTAG
- a CDS encoding DUF7115 domain-containing protein has protein sequence MSQPEIVQSVLGGEDVVSRVHLGGEDELFVTPTRTLVYRAEGLLSDESVDEFSHAAERLSVSEGRRKGKISLDYGLDGTQTFGLSVKHLDEALQPVVEGVLSAAGVIDDDERVVQSFRFSELTFTVAERRVVRHIGSAVWDEDYESYHYDNVTDLEFESGSVATTVVLTVNGRQERFKIPNEEARVVREKLANALCAHHDVGSLEEFRLMIAEQQEEDESVEEARDNTDFGAGPDPLSANPGELSDEPANATRSADDDSDEPPEKQTVEATSTGSSTTETQTVQSSANKVADAADLGFEGSGFEPAADSDGDISELAAEVEALRTVVEAQTEQLDYQQQLIEQLIEELRRGR, from the coding sequence ATGAGCCAACCGGAGATCGTCCAGTCCGTCCTCGGTGGGGAAGACGTGGTGTCCCGCGTGCACCTCGGGGGCGAGGACGAACTGTTTGTGACTCCAACGCGGACACTCGTGTACCGCGCCGAGGGACTCCTCTCGGACGAATCTGTCGACGAGTTCTCACACGCTGCCGAGCGACTCTCGGTGAGCGAAGGACGACGGAAAGGAAAGATATCACTCGACTACGGTCTCGACGGAACTCAGACGTTCGGTCTCTCTGTGAAACACCTCGACGAGGCACTCCAGCCCGTCGTCGAAGGTGTCCTCTCTGCTGCCGGTGTCATCGACGACGACGAACGTGTCGTCCAGTCGTTCCGGTTCAGCGAACTCACGTTCACCGTCGCCGAGCGCCGCGTCGTCCGCCACATCGGAAGCGCGGTGTGGGACGAAGACTACGAGTCGTACCACTACGACAACGTGACCGACCTGGAGTTCGAATCGGGCAGTGTCGCGACGACAGTCGTCCTCACCGTCAACGGCCGCCAAGAGCGATTCAAAATCCCGAACGAAGAGGCACGTGTCGTCCGCGAGAAACTCGCGAACGCACTCTGTGCGCACCACGACGTAGGAAGCCTCGAAGAGTTCCGTCTCATGATTGCCGAACAGCAAGAAGAAGACGAGAGCGTCGAAGAAGCGCGGGACAACACCGACTTCGGAGCGGGTCCAGACCCACTGAGCGCCAACCCCGGCGAACTGTCCGACGAACCGGCGAACGCGACACGGAGTGCAGACGACGACTCCGACGAACCGCCTGAGAAACAGACCGTCGAAGCGACGAGTACCGGGAGTTCGACGACCGAGACGCAGACGGTTCAGTCTTCTGCGAACAAGGTCGCTGACGCGGCAGACCTCGGCTTCGAAGGCTCCGGGTTCGAACCGGCAGCAGATTCAGACGGCGACATCTCGGAACTCGCGGCCGAAGTCGAGGCACTCCGCACCGTCGTCGAGGCGCAAACCGAGCAACTCGACTACCAGCAACAGCTCATCGAACAACTCATCGAAGAACTCCGACGCGGTCGGTAG
- a CDS encoding ArsR/SmtB family transcription factor has translation MEKALWYLLTATRGGENRVRIIRTLSDQPLNANRLADELDVGYKTIRHHLDVLESHGVVEAGGEKYGQLYFLTDQFEHSRDTFEQITKHLE, from the coding sequence ATGGAGAAGGCGCTTTGGTATCTACTCACGGCGACACGGGGCGGAGAGAATCGGGTCCGAATCATTCGGACACTCTCTGACCAGCCGTTGAATGCAAACCGCCTCGCCGACGAACTCGACGTCGGCTACAAGACCATCCGACACCACCTCGACGTCCTCGAGTCGCACGGCGTCGTCGAAGCAGGTGGCGAAAAGTACGGGCAACTGTACTTCCTGACAGACCAGTTCGAACACTCCCGCGACACGTTCGAACAAATCACAAAACACCTCGAATAA
- a CDS encoding spondin domain-containing protein translates to MTDKSFSTTRRTVLGLTGAGALTALAGCLGGVTALQADGNGNGNQSARTYRVTVANLTSSQPFTPPVVVAHQPSVELFSVGDPANDAIKELAENGNLAPLGELAESLNEVRGAAIAETPLVPTELPGSDMFPSWTTLELETDASGAYLSFVSMLIGTNDGFTGLDTVPLPDQVNESRSYFAASFDAGTETNTEMYADMVPPAQGLYGIDSGTEGTGTSNPDLAEDGVITPHGGIVGDGDLDVEVYGWDDPVALVQVERMA, encoded by the coding sequence ATGACCGACAAATCATTTTCGACGACACGACGAACCGTCCTCGGACTAACCGGCGCTGGTGCGCTGACCGCACTCGCCGGGTGCCTCGGTGGAGTGACCGCACTACAGGCGGACGGCAACGGCAACGGTAACCAGTCTGCGCGCACCTACCGCGTGACCGTGGCGAACCTCACCTCGAGTCAACCGTTCACGCCGCCTGTCGTGGTGGCCCACCAGCCCAGCGTGGAACTCTTCTCGGTTGGTGACCCCGCGAACGACGCCATCAAGGAGCTCGCCGAGAACGGGAACCTCGCTCCCCTCGGTGAACTCGCCGAGAGCCTGAACGAGGTTCGCGGTGCCGCCATCGCCGAGACACCGCTCGTTCCGACCGAACTGCCAGGGAGTGACATGTTCCCGTCGTGGACGACACTCGAACTGGAGACCGATGCGAGCGGTGCATACCTCTCGTTCGTGAGCATGCTCATCGGGACGAACGACGGGTTCACCGGGCTCGACACCGTCCCACTCCCGGACCAGGTGAACGAGTCACGGTCGTACTTCGCAGCGAGTTTCGACGCCGGCACTGAGACGAACACCGAGATGTACGCCGACATGGTCCCGCCTGCGCAGGGCCTCTACGGTATCGACTCCGGAACCGAAGGGACTGGAACGAGTAACCCAGACCTCGCCGAAGACGGCGTCATCACCCCGCACGGTGGTATCGTCGGCGACGGCGACCTCGACGTGGAGGTCTACGGCTGGGATGACCCCGTCGCACTCGTCCAAGTCGAACGCATGGCGTGA
- a CDS encoding HVO_2523 family zinc finger protein, whose translation MDAPDGDACRIEAPKGRPCPYCGASMNHRHCKYICPEHGVVYDCSDTFW comes from the coding sequence ATGGACGCCCCCGACGGAGACGCGTGTCGCATCGAGGCCCCGAAAGGCCGCCCGTGTCCCTACTGTGGGGCATCGATGAATCATCGCCATTGCAAATACATCTGCCCGGAACACGGCGTCGTCTACGACTGTAGCGACACGTTCTGGTAG